The following coding sequences lie in one Arachis ipaensis cultivar K30076 chromosome B03, Araip1.1, whole genome shotgun sequence genomic window:
- the LOC107633065 gene encoding uncharacterized protein LOC107633065 has translation MVTATIKEMTSDFVKLERFDGKNFIRWQKKMHFLLTTLKVAYVLTIPRPPEVKGEAIAETRARQKWDNDDYICTRHILNGIADALFDVYQNVGSAKELWDKLEVKYMAENTTSKKFLVTRFNNYKMVDDRSVMEQLHEIEHILNNFKQHNMHIDDTIIVSSIIDKLPPSWKEFKRTMKYRKDDVSLEQLSNHLRFEEEYRKQDDTKEQSAHANLHVMEDGKSNKPNKKRYRDFNKSQGNNGDFRKNKKKKIVFIVEN, from the coding sequence ATGGTCACTGCAACAATTAAGGAGATGACGTCGGATTTTGTCAAGTTAGAAAGATTTGATGGTAAAAATTTCATACGATGGCAAAAGAAGATGCACTTCCTCCTCACAACACTAAAAGTGGCATATGTTCTTACCATACCAAGGCCACCAGAAGTTAAAGGGGAGGCCATTGCAGAAACACGAGCCAGGCAAAAATGGGACAACGATGACTATATATGCACCAGGCACATACTCAATGGCATAGCTGATGCACTGTTTGATGTCTACCAAAATGTTGGGAGCGCAAAAGAACTATGGGACAAATTAGAGGTAAAATATATGGCCGAGAACACAACAAGTAAGAAATTTCTTGTCACTCGCTTTAATAATTATAAGATGGTTGATGATAGATCTGTTATGGAACAACTACATGAAATTGagcatattttaaataattttaagcaACATAACATGCACATAGATGATACCATTATTGTATCTTCAATTATTGACAAACTCCCTCCATCATGGAAAGAATTCAAAAGAACTATGAAATATAGAAAGGATGATGTTTCTCTTGAGCAATTAAGTAATCACCTTCGTTTTGAAGAAGAGTATCGTAAACAAGATGATACTAAAGAGCAAAGTGCTCATGCTAATCTTCACGTAATGGAAGATGGAAAATCCAACAAGCCTAACAAAAAGAGATACCGAGATTTTAATAAATCTCAAGGTAATAATGGTGATTtcagaaagaataaaaagaaaaaaattgttttcattgtGGAAAACTAG
- the LOC107633066 gene encoding G-type lectin S-receptor-like serine/threonine-protein kinase LECRK2 — protein sequence MASMLDSGNFVIYDDSHVVVWQSFDHPTDTILGGQNLTAANRLVSSLSKTDHSTGLFYLIMQESDSNLVAYPLKTLPYAEYHYWAEFDNATTGSVQLSLNTEGFLCLRELQCFANNTNLLRNNKSKKQNTTSIYRATFDFDGVFRLYEHQFDAEANRRKLSVQIRWEALHDKCQINGFCGFNSYCSNTNMCHCYPGFVPISNNGMFLECKLNYSKDECQSNPDPSSLYDVTLLEHMSWSDFPYLVTKETTMEACEESCKEDCDCGGALYANNGGICSIYRLPLRYGRKVPNASDTATAIFKVPYHSGFLINQTHLDSDSHVVVDNKRSLILILSSSLGSVTLLCVIIAVSVFFNYRHHVYSYAKLSASSNLGFTKECSLRSFSFDELVEATSGFTEEIGRGSYGAVYKGTVTGDGSNKSVAVKRLERIADDEGEREFRAEVTAIARTHHRNLVKLVGYCIEGSRELLVYEYVSNGCLANLLFKGKNHHHHHNDQALPWKERIKIALDVARGVQYLHEECGVRIVHCNLKPQNILIDEAWTAKISDFGLARLLKHPQQPELLTDDEVRSSYLAPEWKNEASPSLSSCSSPLVSVKVDIYSYGVVVLEIVCRRRSIDVNVKCPEEVLLSSWVYQCYAEGELRKLVVNESEEEDTDWKTLERMVKVGLWCVQDDPSLRPSMKNVILMLEGWKPIPTPPSPLAST from the exons ATGGCATCCATGCTGGATTCCGGAAACTTTGTAATCTATGATGATTCACATGTTGTTGTGTGGCAAAGCTTTGATCATCCAACCGATACCATTTTAGGAGGTCAGAACTTAACTGCAGCAAACAGATTGGTGTCTAGTTTGTCCAAAACAGATCATTCCACTGGACTTTTCTATCTTATCATGCAAGAATCGGATAGCAACCTTGTTGCTTATCCCCTCAAAACCTTACCATACGCTGAGTATCACTACTGGGCTGAGTTTGACAATGCTACTACCGG ttcGGTGCAGCTGAGTCTTAACACGGAAGGATTTCTTTGCCTAAGAGAGCTTCAATGTTTTGCCAACAACACAAACTTGTTGAGAAATAATAAGTCAAAGAAACAGAACACAACTTCAATATACCGGGCAACGTTTGATTTTGATGGGGTTTTCAGATTGTACGAGCATCAATTTGATGCTGAGGCAAATAGAAGGAAATTAAGTGTTCAAATTAGGTGGGAAGCCTTGCATGATAAATGCCAAATCAATGGTTTTTGTGGCTTCAACAGTTACTGTTCCAACACCAATATGTGTCACTGTTATCCTGGTTTCGTCCCCATCAGCAACAATGGCATGTTTCTGGAATGCAAACTGAACTACAGCAAAGATGAATGTCAATCTAATCCTGACCCATCTTCGCTGTACGATGTTACTCTTTTGGAGCACATGTCATGGAGTGATTTCCCATATTTGGTTACAAAAGAAACAACAATGGAAGCATGTGAGGAGTCTTGCAAGGAAGATTGTGATTGTGGGGGAGCATTGTATGCAAATAATGGTGGTATCTGTAGCATATACAGGCTTCCACTCAGATATGGAAGAAAGGTTCCAAATGCATCAGACACAGCCACAGCCATTTTCAAAGTGCCTTATCATTCAGGATTTCTAATTAACCAAACACATCTAGACTCGGATTCCCATGTTGTTGTTGATAACAAGAGAAGCCTAATACTGATTCTATCCTCTTCTTTGGGATCTGTTACATTGCTCTGTGTGATCATTGCTGTCTCGGTTTTCTTCAATTATAGGCATCATGTTTATAGTTATGCAAAGTTGTCTGCAAGCTCAAACCTGGGATTCACCAAGGAATGTTCATTGCGCTCGTTTTCCTTTGACGAACTTGTGGAAGCAACTAGTGGCTTCACGGAAGAGATAGGAAGAGGGTCTTATGGAGCAGTTTATAAAGGAACAGTAACAGGTGATGGTAGTAACAAAAGCGTTGCTGTGAAGAGACTAGAGAGGATTGCTGATGATGaaggagagagggaatttcgagCTGAAGTTACTGCCATTGCTCGAACTCACCATAGGAATCTGGTTAAGCTTGTTGGGTATTGTATTGAAGGGTCAAGGGAGCTTCTTGTTTATGAATATGTTAGCAATGGCTGCCTCGCGAATCTTCTGTTTAAGGGTaagaatcatcatcatcatcataatgaTCAGGCACTTCCATGgaaagagaggattaaaattgcATTGGATGTAGCCAGAGGAGTGCAGTATCTGCATGAAGAGTGCGGAGTTCGAATCGTCCATTGCAATCTTAAGCCACAAAATATACTGATTGATGAAGCATGGACAGCAAAGATATCTGATTTTGGATTAGCACGGCTTTTGAAGCACCCTCAACAACCAGAGTTGCTTACTGATGATGAGGTAAGAAGCAGTTACTTGGCACCTGAATGGAAGAATGAGGCATCACCATCTTTATCTTCATGTTCATCTCCATTGGTGTCTGTGAAAGTTGATATTTACAGCTATGGGGTTGTGGTGTTGGAGATAGTGTGCCGCAGAAGAAGTATAGATGTAAATGTGAAGTGTCCAGAGGAGGTTCTTCTTTCAAGTTGGGTGTATCAGTGTTATGCAGAAGGAGAGTTGAGGAAGCTTGTTGTTAATGAATCAGAAGAAGAGGATACAGATTGGAAGACATTAGAGAGAATGGTGAAGGTGGGGTTGTGGTGTGTGCAGGATGATCCATCACTGCGTCCTTCAATGAAGAATGTTATCTTGATGTTGGAAGGTTGGAAACCTATTCCAACTCCTCCATCTCCTCTTGCTTCAACTTAA
- the LOC107630432 gene encoding peroxidase 25, whose amino-acid sequence MDAILSYLVMFMMMTLAVVQAQLRTGFYSSSCPSAEAIIRSTVESHFNKDPTIAPGLLRLHFHDCFVQGCDGSILIADSSAERNAVQNIGLRGFEVIDDAKSQIEATCPGVVSCADILALAARDAVHLSGGPSWLVPTGRRDGRISSSNQASNMPSPLDPVSVQKQKFSAKGLDVHDLVTLLGAHTIGQTDCRFFSYRLYNFTTTGNADPTINQSFLELLQAQCPKNGDGLRKVALDKDSPAKFDVSYFKNVRDGSGVLESDQRLWEDPATKSVAQNYAGNIRGILGLRFEFEFPKAMIKLSSIEVKAGTQGEIRKVCSKFN is encoded by the exons ATGGATGCCATATTGAGCTACCTAGTTATGTTTATGATGATGACTTTGGCAGTAGTTCAAGCCCAACTAAGAACAGGGTTTTATTCTAGTTCATGCCCAAGTGCTGAGGCCATTATACGGTCCACTGTTGAATCTCACTTCAACAAAGATCCTACTATTGCTCCTGGCCTTCTCAGGCTTCATTTCCATGATTGCTTTGTACAG GGGTGCGATGGTTCAATTTTGATTGCAGACTCTTCTGCAGAAAGGAATGCAGTGCAAAACATTGGTCTAAGAGGTTTTGAAGTCATTGATGATGCAAAATCACAGATAGAAGCTACATGCCCTGGAGTTGTCTCATGTGCTGACATTCTAGCATTGGCAGCCAGGGATGCAGTCCATTTG AGTGGTGGTCCAAGTTGGCTAGTACCAACAGGAAGAAGAGATGGGAGGATTTCTTCATCAAATCAAGCCTCAAACATGCCTTCTCCGCTTGACCCGGTTTCTGTCCAGAAGCAAAAATTTTCAGCCAAAGGTCTAGATGTTCATGACCTTGTCACCTTATTAG GTGCACACACCATAGGGCAGACAGACTGCAGGTTCTTCAGTTACCGTTTATACAATTTCACGACCACTGGGAACGCTGATCCCACCATAAACCAATCTTTCTTGGAGCTGCTTCAAGCTCAGTGTCCCAAAAACGGAGATGGTTTGAGAAAGGTGGCATTGGACAAAGATAGTCCTGCAAAGTTTGATGTTAGTTACTTCAAGAACGTGCGTGATGGTAGTGGCGTTCTAGAGTCAGATCAGAGGCTTTGGGAAGATCCAGCTACAAAAAGTGTGGCTCAGAATTATGCTGGGAACATTAGAGGGATACTGGGATTAAGATTTGAATTCGAGTTTCCTAAGGCCATGATTAAGTTGAGTAGCATTGAAGTGAAGGCTGGTACTCAAGGAGAAATTAGAAAAGTGTGCTCTAAATTTAACTGA